From the genome of Penaeus chinensis breed Huanghai No. 1 chromosome 37, ASM1920278v2, whole genome shotgun sequence, one region includes:
- the LOC125045513 gene encoding autophagy-related protein 23-like, giving the protein MDSSLQHELDETTPRTSLRQQLKVLPPQETPVVLKEGRRERQAKRKDAASPSEVSPKRAKGNTEATNLHTQVLRQRLQLSRRSLDQSLNVSNIKGANQTYADLSISDSGDSFINKSIDLETAARFRKKRTRTLKSASQPELPSDALMKKTSSTNQSLRSLRSSTSLASQTYADLSLSANSDESSLSESINLEKATRFRKKRSKPLESASQPELSSNVVAKKPAIGKKAGGKMESSVFLHSDKTYGDISDSLLESSNDSINLEAARKMRHPSRREKVVLSQPDPNLPPLITPKKGKSSSYKNKSPKWKSPEGFASPKGKAEEKMLDSPVAIPSTQPASHLDNTYDIDNADESLEDVKAATRRRFGRKAPPVELNLTELMKNLKKSELETVEDEAEEKEREEKQPLETESTALQEEEDMEDEASQIMLTLDSSSEKSNDSQASQDIRVIPETQDDDAILIPETQESVREGQGVDTPNSYSSNTEDLHEDLAEGGVTTIPETQESNASAGAHSTTKELIEKEEEYPDQLSPPLSFRDIDEENQNSEPSEIDHTSFIIDSDDDKDKEVESNISAAVSTLEGSPDHNKSSARVPDTASSPLQKSMRMHVDKTDSPQKSLETEARLSETSLGSQVQTESKKNDPRAHSFIGETVGDRSSPRSGRKSLPASFPGRLAGMGSDSKSPRKSVGMLFVKDNLDKDLQFDSPRKNFEMKDAQVKLTRLDESQTTNLSPDGLSSLKTQSPSEHILRRTPRKKSKELPLPGSPQPNDVTLGEKKVLEEGRSKMAAQRARMHTVTIEAEVHPEEAIKAATRASPRMLPVADSHEEQESIGSINVELQEGLASPKSKAKSRSPVLIQNTDAGDVPAEADIEEFDGATSIADNNSKEGDDPMILKKDLLANVETRLASPQGREKAEAEAEATYDRSVREMSSQSTPNRREEATEAAASDDTVEELIGKEGQTQKGYVKEIVATSDLALAATASQTDESDEEEEFLLPTLLRRKSVMPEVKAKMPDESLDASKDIGEYGEVSLMEQDLDDSQAAMNKQVQKTSMANESTSSTRKATLASVASNPKQMTMKEFLQKLAEKPMQAPVPTRQEGPRLASLLKYDKPQTPRKVGLRRPKAEKNSKKELPKRLSKAATKELFSHFAKCRLNPDGLDQLLRVSEEYWKNCCSDLANFVAARGGVKEVQVKDVKKLMKRQGLVSSEEDLQVLVQKYLPAEEWNRLIPTAYAKGNIYPLPPDS; this is encoded by the exons ATGGACTCATCACTTCAGCATGAGTTGGACGAGACGACCCCCAGGACATCCCTGCGGCAACAGCTCAAGGTCCTCCCACCACAGGAGACACCTGTTGTCCTCAAGGAGGGACGCCGAGAGAGGCAGGCCAAAAGGAAGGATGCTGCCTCCCCTTCAGAAGTTTCTCCCAAGCGGGCTAAAG GTAATACTGAGGCCACAAACCTGCACACGCAGGTCCTTCGCCAACGACTGCAGCTCTCCAGGCGGTCACTGGACCAATCCCTCAATGTGAGCAATATCAAAGGAGCCAACCAGACCTATGCAGACCTGAGCATTTCAGACAGTGGAGACTCTTTCATCAATAAGAGCATTGATCTGGAAACAGCTGCCAGGTTCCGCAAGAAGAGAACCAGAACCCTGAAGTCAGCATCTCAGCCAGAGTTGCCATCTGATGCCCTTATGAAGAAAACCAGTTCTACAAATCAGTCGCTCAGGAGTCTTAGGTCAAGCACAAGCTTAGCCAGTCAGACATATGCTGACCTGAGTCTCTCAGCCAATAGTGATGAGTCTTCTCTGAGTGAGAGCATTAACCTAGAGAAAGCCACCCGGTTCCGTAAGAAGAGAAGCAAGCCTCTGGAGTCTGCATCCCAGCCAGAATTGTCCTCCAATGTTGTTGCCAAGAAGCCTGCCATAGGAAAGAAGgcaggagggaagatggagtcaAGTGTTTTCCTCCATAGTGATAAAACCTACGGGGACATTAGTGATAGCCTACTAGAGTCTTCCAATGACAGCATCAACCTTGAAGCTGCTAGGAAAATGCGCCACCCtagcaggagagagaaggtggtccTCTCCCAGCCTGACCCAAATTTACCCCCTCTCATAACACCAAAGAAGGGAAAAAGCTCTTCATATAAAAATAAGTCACCCAAATGGAAGTCACCAGAAGGTTTTGCCTCCCCTAAagggaaagcagaagaaaaaatgcTAGATTCACCTGTAGCAATACCATCAACCCAGCCAGCTTCCCACCTAGACAATACCTACGACATAGACAATGCTGATGAGAGCCTAGAAGATGTAAAGGCGGCAACTAGGCGGAGGTTTGGGCGTAAAGCACCACCTGTGGAGTTAAATTTGACTGAACTCATGAAGAATTTGAAGAAGTCAGAACTGGAGACAGTAGAGGATGAggctgaggagaaagagagggaagagaaacagcCATTAGAAACTGAGAGCACAGCTttacaagaagaggaagacatgGAGGATGAGGCTAGCCAGATAATGCTTACTTTGGATTCTAGTAGtgagaaaagtaatgatagtCAAGCCTCTCAGGACATCAGGGTGATCCCAGAAACCCAGGATGATGATGCTATTCTAATTCCTGAGACCCAGGAGTCAGTGAGGGAGGGCCAAGGAGTTGATACACCTAACAGTTATTCATCTAACACTGAGGACCTGCATGAAGACCTGGCAGAGGGAGGGGTGACAACCATCCCAGAAACTCAAGAGAGTAATGCCAGTGCAGGAGCTCATTCAACAACCAAGGAACTaattgagaaagaagaagaatatccaGACCAGCTATCTCCCCCACTAAGCTTCCGTGACATAGATGAGGAGAACCAAAACAGTGAGCCATCGGAGATTGATCATACAAGCTttattattgatagtgatgatgacaaagataaggAAGTAGAGAGTAACATATCTGCAGCTGTTTCTACTCTTGAAGGATCTCCTGATCATAATAAAAGTTCTGCTAGGGTCCCAGATACGGCTTCGTCTCCACTGCAGAAAAGCATGAGAATGCATGTGGATAAAACAGATTCTCCTCAGAAATCTTTAGAAACAGAGGCCAGATTGTCTGAGACGAGCTTGGGATCTCAGGTTCAGACTGAGAGCAAAAAGAATGATCCTCGGGCTCATTCTTTCATTGGGGAGACTGTAGGGGATCGTTCTTCACCAAGGAGTGGAAGGAAAAGTTTACCTGCTTCATTTCCAGGGAGACTCGCAGGGATGGGCTCTGATAGCAAAAGTCCGAGGAAAAGTGTTGGGATGCTCTTTGTGAAAGACAATTTAGATAAAGATTTGCAATTTGACAGTCCACGGAAAAATTTTGAGATGAAAGATGCTCAGGTGAAACTAACAAGACTAGATGAAAGTCAGACCACAAATCTTTCTCCAGATGGATTATCTAGTCTCAAAACACAGTCCCCTTCAGAGCACATCCTAAGGAGAACCCCTCGAAAGAAGAGCAAAGAGTTGCCACTTCCAGGCTCCCCTCAGCCAAATGATGTAACCTTAGGTGAGAAAAAAGTACTTGAAGAAGGGAGATCAAAGATGGCTGCTCAAAGGGCTAGGATGCACACAGTCACCATTGAAGCTGAAGTCCACCCAGAAGAAGCCATTAAAGCAGCTACAAGAGCCTCTCCAAGGATGTTACCTGTTGCAGATTCACATGAAGAGCAGGAGTCCATAGGAAGCATCAATGTAGAACTTCAGGAGGGCTTGGCAAGTCCCAAGTCAAAGGCAAAGAGTAGATCACCAGTACTAATTCAGAATACTGATGCAGGGGATGTTCCTGCAGAGGCAGACATTGAAGAGTTTGATGGGGCTACATCCATTgcagacaacaacagcaaagaaggTGATGACCCAATGATATTAAAGAAAGATCTGCTAGCAAATGTGGAGACTAGACTGGCTTCACCCCAAGGAAGAGAAAAGGCTGAGGCTGAGGCAGAGGCAACTTATGATAGGTCAGTAAGAGAGATGTCTAGTCAAAGCACACCCAACAGAAGGGAAGAGGCAACAGAGGCAGCTGCTTCTGATGACACTGTAGAAGAATTGATAGGAAAGGAGGGTCAGACTCAAAAGGGATATGTGAAAGAAATTGTGGCAACATCAGATCTCGCCCTAGCAGCCACAGCAAGCCAGACAGATGagagtgatgaagaagaagaattccTGTTGCCAACACTTCTCAGAAGAAAAAGTGTGATGCCAGAAGTGAAAGCAAAGATGCCAGATGAGAGTTTAGATGCATCTAAGGATATTGGAGAATATGGGGAGGTCTCCTTAATGGAGCAAGATCTAGATGACTCCCAGGCTGCTATGAACAAGCAGGTGCAGAAGACATCAATGGCTAATGAGAGCACATCCAGCACCCGCAAGGCCACACTAGCCAGCGTTGCCTCTAACCCAAAGCAGATGACAATGAAGGAGTTCTTGCAGAAGTTGGCAGAAAAGCCAATGCAGGCCCCAGTCCCCACTAGGCAAGAAGGTCCACGTCTAGCTTCTCTCCTGAAGTATGACAAGCCTCAGACACCCAGGAAAGTTGGCCTCAGACGCCCCAAGGCTGAAAAGAACTCAAAGAAGGAGCTCCCAAAGAGACTCTCTAAAGCTGCAACTAAAGAACTGTTCTCACACTTTGCTAAATGCAGGCTCAATCCTGATGGCTTAGACCAGCTGCTAAGGGTGAGTGAAGAGTATTGGAAGAACTGCTGCTCAGACCTGGCAAACTTTGTGGCAGCAAGAGGGGGAGTAAAAGAAGTACAGGTCAAGGATGTGAAGAAGCTGATGAAACGTCAGGGACTTGTGTCTTCAGAAGAGGACTTACAGGTCCTAGTTCAGAAGTACCTTCCTGCTGAGGAGTGGAACCGCCTTATCCCAACGGCATATGCAAAGGGGAACATATACCCACTCCCTCCTGATTCGTAG
- the LOC125045514 gene encoding uncharacterized protein LOC125045514, translated as MEDYLEISLKEEISSCDSDGVSSSNRDEDEEEEYEEQQAGECFEEEPGSEDAFFQVGKRFDTLEELEEAQQQYQYANYCELWKRDVRTLESAKKRAPKRVNMAKTALRYYSVKLSCKFGGKAPVQRTDKKRSSCSFRQGCPFEVYLRLSPDGNALEVLNVNDIHNHALTRDAFRPQPQPHITEAERYARALRTALSLASSACAGGMKLFSIRLSQMNGLLRQWRSNDGHCGQASREADEVLDHFLTRLGDKEIKDALHISSKRIKLKVQRSNNGREGESGYTTEESVIKTKTNEKVTDKQPDSRVVTRISKRGRPKGKDPTALSPPQSAKKTKQDTDEGQPKPFRKLRVREKHRVMLECFVSSPTAKKALQGTLISVNEVQTNVNDIPDLVRDEDNVDLQQVERYFSSEAWDVVLNLVKKKENSQWICAPCTKTIKENERSVACERCLSWFHFPCALLSKRPPREYWFCRDCKSKYV; from the exons ATGGAGGACTATCTGGAAATCTCGCTGAAG GAAGAGATCTCATCTTGTGACAGTGATGGAGTGAGCAGCTCAAacagggatgaggatgaggaggaagagtatgaggAGCAGCAGGCAGGGGAGTGCTTTGAGGAGGAGCCAGGGAGTGAGGATGCCTTTTTCCAGGTGGGCAAACGCTTTGATACtctggaggagctggaggaggcaCAACAGCAGTACCAGTATGCCAACTACTGTGAACTTTGGAAGCGGGATGTGCGCACGCTGGAGTCAGCCAAGAAGCGTGCGCCCAAACGAGTCAACATGGCCAAGACGGCACTCAGGTACTACTCGGTAAAGCTCTCATGCAAATTTGGTGGGAAAGCACCAGTGCAGAGGACTGACAAGAAGCGCTCATCTTGTTCTTTCCGCCAAGGCTGCCCCTTTGAGGTCTATCTGCGTCTTTCTCCAGATGGCAATGCTCTTGAGGTCCTCAATGTCAATGACATCCACAACCATGCACTCACCCGGGATGCCTTCCGTCCCCAGCCGCAACCCCACATCACAGAAGCTGAGCGGTATGCCCGTGCCTTGCGCACTGCCCTCAGCTTGGCCTCCAGTGCATGTGCTGGAGGAATGAAGCTCTTCAGCATTAGACTTAGCCAGATGAATGGCCTCTTGCGCCAGTGGAGGAGCAATGATGGCCACTGTGGTCAGGCCAGCAGGGAGGCTGATGAGGTCCTAGACCACTTCCTCACCCGCTTAGGGGACAAGGAAATTAAAGATGCACTGCATATATCCAGCAAAAGGATAAAGTTGAAAGTTCAAAGGTCAAAtaatggtagggagggagagagtggatacACAACAGAAGAGTCTGTGATAAAGACCAAGACAAATGAGAAAGTGACTGACAAGCAACCAGACAGTAGAGTTGTGACCAGAATAAGTAAGAGAGGGCGACCTAAAGGAAAGGATCCAACAGCCCTGAGCCCACCCCAAAGTGCCAAGAAGACAAAGCAGGACACTGATGAAGGCCAGCCAAAGCCCTTTCGAAAACTGCGGGTGAGAGAGAAACACCGAGTTATGCTTGAGTGCTTCGTTAGCAGCCCAACTGCCAAGAAGGCTCTCCAGGGAACCCTCATCTCAGTAAATGAAGTGCAGACAAACGTCAACGACATTCCTGATCTGGTCCGAGATGAAGACAATGTGGATCTGCAGCAAGTAGAGAGGTATTTCAGCAGTGAGGCCTGGGATGTTGTCCTCAACCTTgtcaagaagaaggaaaacagtcAGTGGATTTGTGCTCCCTGCACCAAAACCATAAAGGAGAATGAACGGAGTGTTGCGTGTGAGAGATGTTTGTCTTGGTTTCACTTCCCTTGTGCACTGCTCTCCAAGAGACCACCTAGAGAATACTGGTTTTGCAGAGACTGTAAGAGtaaatatgtgtga